The following are encoded in a window of Salinibacter ruber DSM 13855 genomic DNA:
- the typA gene encoding translational GTPase TypA — protein sequence MKQTDLRDIAIVAHVDHGKTTLVDSMLWQSGIFRDNEEVQERVMDTMDLEREKGITIMANNTAVRYEGTKINIVDTPGHADFGGEVERTLRMVDGIMLLVDAAEGPLPQTRFVVQKALELDLPPIVVLNKIDRKDARPEESLDEIYDLFIDLGADMEQLEFPVLYTVATEGRCKTDLDNEEWSTLRPLFETMIDEIPPPTGDPDGTLQVLVTSVQRDDYLGPVAIGRVEQGVLQDRQDVTLCHRDGSTEQAEVTALFEYEGLQREETDAAGPGQIVAIAGVEGIGLGESISHPEHPEPMTPLDVDPPTMSMEFRINDGPFSGQEGEFVTSRQLRDRLFDEARNNLAIRVEETDSANVMRVYGRGELQMAILIEQMRREGYEFCVGMPQVITKEIDGETREPYETAEIDIPEEYMGVVMERLGERKGQMEHMVHQDSGRVRLTFRVPSRGLIGYRSKFLTDTKGTGLLTHRFEEFGAWAGEIPHRTSGALVADREGETTPYGLMELQDRGDFFVAPGDAVYKGMIVGENNKPQDLDLNVTKEKQLTNMRAAAGTELEHVPPPREMSLEDAIEFIREDELVEVTPEAYRLRKRHRKPKARRRAQEERAAG from the coding sequence GCAGGAGCGCGTGATGGACACGATGGACCTGGAGCGGGAGAAGGGCATCACCATCATGGCCAACAACACGGCCGTCCGCTACGAGGGCACGAAGATCAATATCGTCGACACGCCGGGCCACGCCGACTTCGGGGGCGAGGTGGAGCGCACGCTCCGCATGGTCGACGGCATCATGCTCCTGGTGGACGCGGCGGAGGGGCCGCTCCCCCAGACCCGCTTCGTGGTGCAGAAGGCGCTGGAGCTGGACCTCCCGCCCATCGTCGTCCTCAACAAGATCGACCGCAAGGACGCCCGGCCCGAGGAATCGCTCGACGAGATCTACGACCTCTTCATCGACCTCGGGGCGGACATGGAGCAGCTGGAGTTCCCGGTGCTTTACACCGTCGCCACGGAGGGCCGTTGCAAAACGGACCTCGACAACGAGGAGTGGTCGACGCTCCGCCCCCTCTTCGAGACCATGATCGACGAGATCCCGCCGCCCACGGGCGACCCCGACGGCACGCTCCAGGTGCTCGTCACCAGCGTACAGCGCGACGACTACTTGGGCCCGGTGGCCATCGGGCGTGTGGAGCAGGGCGTCCTACAGGACCGGCAGGACGTGACCCTCTGCCATCGCGACGGCAGCACCGAGCAGGCAGAGGTGACGGCGCTCTTCGAGTACGAAGGGCTTCAGCGCGAGGAGACCGACGCGGCCGGGCCTGGCCAGATCGTGGCCATCGCCGGGGTGGAGGGCATCGGGCTGGGCGAGAGCATCTCGCACCCGGAGCACCCGGAGCCGATGACGCCCCTCGACGTGGACCCGCCGACCATGTCGATGGAGTTCCGGATCAACGACGGGCCCTTCAGCGGGCAGGAGGGCGAGTTCGTAACCTCGCGCCAGCTCCGGGACCGCCTCTTCGACGAGGCCCGCAACAACCTGGCCATCCGGGTCGAGGAGACCGACTCGGCCAACGTCATGCGCGTCTACGGGCGTGGCGAGTTGCAGATGGCCATTCTCATCGAGCAGATGCGGCGCGAGGGCTACGAGTTCTGCGTGGGGATGCCGCAGGTGATCACGAAGGAGATCGACGGCGAGACCCGCGAGCCCTACGAGACCGCTGAGATCGACATCCCGGAGGAGTACATGGGCGTAGTGATGGAGCGCCTCGGGGAGCGGAAGGGGCAGATGGAGCACATGGTGCACCAGGACAGCGGGCGCGTGCGGCTCACGTTTCGGGTGCCGAGCCGGGGGCTTATCGGCTACCGCTCCAAGTTCCTCACGGACACGAAGGGGACAGGTCTCCTCACCCACCGCTTCGAGGAGTTTGGCGCGTGGGCGGGCGAGATTCCACACCGCACCTCCGGCGCCCTCGTGGCCGATCGGGAAGGCGAGACCACGCCCTACGGCCTCATGGAGCTTCAGGATCGGGGCGACTTCTTCGTGGCGCCCGGCGATGCCGTCTACAAGGGCATGATTGTGGGCGAGAACAACAAGCCCCAGGACCTCGACCTCAACGTGACGAAGGAGAAGCAGCTCACCAATATGCGCGCCGCGGCGGGGACCGAGCTGGAGCACGTCCCGCCCCCCCGTGAAATGTCGCTGGAGGACGCGATCGAGTTCATCCGCGAGGACGAGCTCGTGGAGGTCACCCCGGAGGCGTACCGGCTCCGCAAGCGCCACCGCAAGCCGAAGGCCCGCCGCCGCGCGCAGGAGGAGCGCGCCGCGGGGTAA
- a CDS encoding AP2 domain-containing protein: MSDKPKNVFRIDIEPTEDNPDRHPTHGWQVRIKRQKEQYTKYFSDKRHGGREEALEKAVEYRDELLDELPEPMDPVRRSAEARSTTGVIGLNFCWKDDGSGTPKPYVQLSWLEDDDTRRSAAYSVRKWNLRRAVWKACARLHEARAEHDGEAEEVNDMFQTAFPNIKEQYEAGPDGEGLPEEDEEVMEAAA, from the coding sequence ATGTCCGACAAGCCGAAGAACGTTTTTCGCATCGACATCGAGCCCACCGAAGACAATCCCGACCGTCACCCCACCCACGGCTGGCAGGTGCGCATTAAGCGTCAGAAAGAGCAATATACGAAGTACTTTTCCGACAAGCGACACGGCGGCCGCGAGGAGGCCCTCGAAAAGGCCGTCGAGTACCGGGACGAGCTGCTCGACGAGTTGCCCGAGCCGATGGATCCGGTCCGGCGCTCGGCGGAGGCCCGCTCGACGACCGGCGTAATCGGCCTCAACTTCTGCTGGAAAGACGACGGCAGCGGCACGCCCAAGCCGTACGTGCAGCTCAGCTGGCTTGAAGACGACGACACGCGTCGCAGTGCGGCCTACTCCGTCCGCAAGTGGAACCTGCGCCGCGCAGTGTGGAAGGCCTGTGCCCGTCTGCACGAGGCCCGTGCGGAGCACGACGGCGAGGCCGAAGAGGTGAACGACATGTTCCAGACGGCCTTTCCCAACATCAAGGAGCAGTACGAGGCCGGCCCGGACGGGGAGGGACTGCCGGAGGAGGACGAGGAGGTGATGGAGGCCGCCGCGTAG
- a CDS encoding DnaJ C-terminal domain-containing protein, with product MPQTEDLYDVLGVDEDASQEEIKKTYRTLARKHHPDRNPDDPNAEEKFKEIQKAYSVLSDEEKREQYDAQRRFGGGGGFGGGGGGRGAWGRSAGGGPEVRFEQGGFDEAFGGRGGGGLGDIFENFFGGGARTQRQNPFDGGRQQQRQQRQRGRQGGQDLETTLRLSFREALEGGRKQVELPSGESIRLKIPKGVRDGFKIRLKGRGQPGPTGQRGDLYVTFEVGDHPHFDRKGDDVHRTETIGMFEAVFGTDIRVPTPYGQHLKLSVPAGTQPGEKLRLKGQGVKTDDGAGDLYVEIDVNIPENLSRKQRAVLHEAAEDANLL from the coding sequence ATGCCGCAGACCGAAGACCTCTACGACGTGCTCGGCGTCGACGAAGACGCGAGCCAGGAGGAGATCAAGAAAACGTACCGCACACTCGCGCGCAAGCACCATCCGGACCGCAACCCGGACGACCCCAACGCCGAGGAGAAGTTCAAGGAGATCCAGAAGGCATACTCCGTTCTCTCGGACGAGGAGAAGCGCGAGCAGTACGATGCCCAGCGCCGGTTCGGCGGCGGAGGCGGCTTCGGCGGGGGCGGCGGGGGCCGCGGCGCGTGGGGCCGGTCCGCCGGCGGCGGGCCCGAGGTTCGGTTCGAGCAAGGCGGCTTTGACGAGGCCTTCGGCGGCCGCGGGGGTGGGGGCCTCGGCGACATCTTCGAGAACTTCTTCGGCGGGGGCGCCCGCACGCAGCGCCAGAATCCCTTCGACGGGGGCCGTCAACAGCAGCGACAGCAGCGGCAACGAGGGCGCCAGGGCGGTCAGGACCTCGAAACGACCCTCCGCCTTTCGTTCCGGGAGGCCCTCGAGGGCGGCCGCAAGCAAGTCGAGCTTCCCTCCGGCGAGTCCATCCGCCTCAAGATTCCGAAGGGCGTGCGGGACGGCTTCAAGATTCGCCTGAAGGGCCGGGGACAGCCCGGCCCCACGGGACAGCGGGGCGACCTGTACGTGACGTTCGAGGTGGGGGATCACCCTCACTTCGACCGCAAGGGCGATGACGTTCACCGGACCGAGACCATCGGCATGTTCGAGGCCGTCTTCGGGACGGACATCCGCGTTCCCACGCCCTACGGGCAGCACCTCAAGCTCTCGGTGCCCGCCGGCACACAGCCGGGCGAGAAGCTGCGCCTGAAGGGCCAAGGGGTGAAGACCGACGACGGGGCCGGCGACCTGTACGTCGAAATCGACGTGAACATCCCCGAAAATCTCTCCCGGAAGCAGCGCGCTGTGCTCCACGAGGCGGCCGAAGACGCAAATCTACTGTAG
- the accC gene encoding acetyl-CoA carboxylase biotin carboxylase subunit encodes MTDSTVTSRPFDKVLVANRGEIALRVLRTCHEQGLNTVAVYSTPDRSAPHVRRADEAYHIGPAEAAQSYLDSEAILEAARRSGADAIHPGYGFLSENAAFAEACAEAGVHFVGPPAAAIRAMGDKTAARQLMKEAGVPMAPGTTDAVASTEEGEEIAEDIGYPVLIKAAAGGGGKGMRIVHEPEHFAGAMDRAQGEAASSFGDGRVFIEKYIEEPRHIEFQILGDHHGNTVHLFERECSIQRRHQKVIEEAPSSVLTPEVRREMGKAAVAAAESCGYRNAGTVEFLVDADLNYYFMEMNTRLQVEHPVTEWVTGVDLVAEQLRVAQGEALGYTTDDLSINGHAMESRVYAEDPASNFLPDPGPLKRHSAPSGVGVRVDAGVEEGGEVLIHYDPMISKVTTWGRDREAAIDRMIRALDEYEVASMATTIPFCRFAMEHEGFRAGDFTTHFVDEEFDPSALQLEDPERDELAALAATLYYAETQADEAPTIAANGREDRSPWRQRRRP; translated from the coding sequence ATGACGGACTCGACCGTGACATCCCGTCCCTTTGACAAAGTTCTCGTTGCCAACCGCGGGGAGATTGCCCTGCGGGTCCTGCGCACCTGTCACGAGCAGGGCCTCAACACGGTCGCCGTCTACAGCACGCCGGACCGCTCCGCGCCCCACGTGCGGCGGGCGGACGAGGCGTACCACATCGGCCCGGCGGAGGCCGCACAGTCGTACCTCGACTCGGAGGCGATCCTGGAGGCGGCGCGCCGCAGCGGGGCCGACGCCATTCACCCCGGCTACGGCTTCCTGTCGGAAAACGCGGCCTTCGCGGAGGCCTGCGCCGAGGCCGGCGTTCACTTCGTGGGGCCGCCGGCGGCGGCGATCCGGGCGATGGGGGACAAGACGGCCGCCCGTCAGCTCATGAAGGAGGCGGGGGTGCCGATGGCGCCCGGCACGACCGACGCGGTCGCCAGCACGGAAGAGGGGGAGGAGATCGCCGAGGACATTGGCTATCCGGTGCTCATCAAGGCCGCGGCCGGGGGCGGCGGCAAGGGCATGCGGATCGTCCACGAGCCCGAACATTTTGCGGGGGCAATGGACCGGGCGCAGGGGGAGGCCGCGTCCTCGTTCGGCGACGGGCGCGTCTTTATCGAGAAGTACATCGAGGAGCCCCGCCACATCGAGTTTCAGATCCTGGGCGACCACCACGGGAATACGGTCCACCTCTTCGAGCGGGAGTGCTCCATCCAGCGCCGCCACCAGAAGGTGATCGAGGAGGCCCCCTCGTCGGTGCTCACCCCCGAGGTGCGCCGCGAGATGGGCAAGGCGGCGGTGGCGGCGGCCGAGTCGTGCGGCTACCGGAACGCGGGCACAGTCGAGTTTCTGGTGGACGCGGACCTGAACTACTACTTCATGGAGATGAACACGCGCCTGCAGGTGGAGCACCCGGTCACCGAGTGGGTGACGGGGGTCGACCTGGTGGCCGAGCAGTTGCGCGTGGCGCAGGGGGAGGCGCTGGGCTACACCACCGACGACCTGTCGATCAACGGGCACGCCATGGAGAGCCGCGTCTACGCGGAGGACCCGGCCTCGAATTTCCTGCCCGACCCCGGCCCGCTCAAGCGGCACTCCGCCCCGTCGGGGGTTGGGGTGCGGGTCGACGCCGGCGTGGAGGAGGGGGGCGAGGTGCTGATCCACTACGACCCGATGATCTCGAAGGTGACCACATGGGGCCGCGACCGTGAGGCGGCCATCGACCGCATGATCCGTGCGCTCGACGAGTACGAGGTGGCGAGCATGGCCACGACGATCCCGTTCTGCCGCTTCGCGATGGAGCACGAGGGCTTCCGCGCGGGCGACTTTACCACCCACTTCGTGGACGAGGAGTTTGACCCCTCCGCCCTCCAACTGGAGGATCCGGAGCGGGACGAGCTTGCGGCCCTCGCGGCGACGCTCTACTACGCCGAGACGCAGGCCGACGAGGCCCCAACAATCGCGGCGAATGGCCGGGAGGATCGGAGTCCGTGGCGCCAGCGGCGGCGTCCCTGA
- a CDS encoding bactofilin family protein translates to MYPFSDHSSSYGNRTSSIPDSFSGSVLNEEDIAQGTLRLGTSDLLVRGHVHGPITTKGSVHIAESGSTQGSICASEVRVAEGAQVSGTVRASDLHIGGTLQGAILVFDHLLILKTAHVHGGILTLQRATLEVKLGAQFTGTVSEVKRSFVAPDSPEQGDGSPGRAMSASVRPPDFCLPSHHMSEKPPANRPEQEKLGAPSPAETPGGDDSSSLRDDSTPENGSESDVDEDFGIDW, encoded by the coding sequence ATGTATCCATTCAGTGACCACTCTTCCTCATATGGAAATAGGACCTCATCCATCCCTGATTCTTTCTCCGGTTCAGTCTTGAACGAGGAGGACATAGCTCAGGGAACGCTTCGTCTTGGAACTTCTGACCTTCTCGTAAGAGGGCACGTGCATGGACCGATCACAACTAAGGGATCCGTTCACATCGCTGAAAGCGGCTCCACTCAAGGCTCCATTTGTGCCTCAGAAGTGCGCGTGGCCGAGGGCGCTCAGGTTAGTGGCACCGTGCGCGCCTCGGATCTGCACATCGGTGGGACATTGCAGGGAGCAATCCTCGTATTCGACCACCTCTTGATTCTGAAGACGGCACACGTGCACGGGGGCATCCTGACCCTCCAGAGGGCGACACTTGAGGTGAAGCTCGGGGCGCAGTTCACCGGAACAGTAAGTGAGGTAAAGAGGTCATTTGTGGCACCCGACTCTCCAGAACAGGGAGATGGCTCTCCGGGACGAGCAATGTCAGCGTCGGTTCGCCCCCCAGATTTCTGCCTCCCGTCCCACCATATGAGCGAAAAGCCCCCGGCCAACCGGCCCGAGCAAGAGAAACTGGGGGCGCCTAGTCCAGCAGAGACGCCAGGGGGCGACGATTCGTCGTCTCTCCGAGATGACTCAACGCCAGAGAACGGTTCGGAATCGGACGTGGACGAAGACTTTGGGATTGACTGGTAG
- a CDS encoding ParM/StbA family protein, giving the protein MFKTKTLPSVFEASNAELVDVSDSLLTGLKIGHNGRSYVVGELALLEGNAPHKGINNAPSDLDYRLLLQAALAVTKAGAEEPMYVTTGFPSSTYAAHRDTAEELVKGTHVIDLDGRTFGKSPDTSIRVEVDQVEIIPEIEGFTFGVRQGEPRERDPFFAVGLGYGTMEAALSLPSGIVQRTTASASGLQYATQLMSDRLQKEHYLDMVTEHQLDMAMRKGSIVIGRKKMDLTEMRQDVLSTYYEDIVSPTLKRAFDDADFGRARKMYVGGGGALFDELVDAFTDEFGDVLSLEVVPNPASFISQGYALHAADANGGHRARAVGLDIGNANTVINLLREESV; this is encoded by the coding sequence ATGTTTAAGACCAAAACCCTACCAAGCGTATTCGAAGCCAGCAATGCTGAGCTTGTCGACGTATCGGACAGCCTTCTCACCGGTTTAAAGATCGGGCACAACGGGCGCAGTTACGTCGTCGGGGAGCTTGCCCTGTTAGAAGGGAATGCTCCGCACAAGGGCATCAACAATGCGCCGTCCGATTTGGACTACCGCCTCTTGCTTCAGGCCGCCCTCGCGGTGACCAAAGCCGGAGCTGAGGAGCCGATGTACGTCACTACTGGCTTTCCTTCCTCCACGTATGCCGCTCACCGGGACACGGCTGAAGAACTGGTAAAGGGAACGCACGTCATCGACCTGGACGGTCGCACCTTCGGGAAGAGCCCGGACACCAGCATTCGAGTCGAGGTCGATCAGGTGGAGATCATCCCCGAAATTGAGGGCTTCACCTTCGGGGTGCGGCAGGGAGAACCGCGCGAGCGCGACCCGTTCTTTGCCGTCGGGCTCGGGTACGGGACCATGGAGGCGGCCCTCAGCCTTCCGTCCGGGATTGTGCAGCGGACCACCGCCTCGGCCAGCGGCCTCCAGTACGCCACCCAACTCATGTCGGACCGTCTTCAGAAGGAGCATTATCTGGATATGGTCACGGAGCACCAGCTCGACATGGCAATGCGCAAGGGCAGTATTGTGATCGGTCGCAAAAAGATGGACCTTACCGAGATGCGCCAGGACGTGCTGTCGACCTACTACGAGGACATCGTCTCCCCGACGCTCAAGCGAGCCTTCGACGACGCCGATTTTGGCCGTGCACGGAAGATGTACGTCGGGGGTGGAGGTGCACTGTTCGATGAGCTTGTCGACGCCTTCACCGACGAATTCGGGGATGTTCTGTCTCTGGAGGTTGTTCCCAACCCTGCATCGTTCATCAGCCAAGGGTACGCGCTGCACGCCGCGGATGCCAACGGCGGCCATCGAGCGCGGGCTGTGGGGCTCGACATTGGGAACGCCAACACAGTCATCAACCTCCTCCGTGAAGAAAGCGTGTAG